Genomic DNA from Taurinivorans muris:
ACTGCGTTTTTTCCTGCGGCGCAAGCAAGACAATGAACGCCACGGGAGAATCGATTCCCCGCTGCGGCTTTTGCTCGGGAGGCAAAGCCCCGCCAAGCACAAAAGACTCTTCTATTTTGGTACGGAGGCTTTTATCCTGCACAATCACATAACGGATGATTTGCGCATTGCGGGCGGAAGAAGTAATGCGCGCCGTATCGACAAGGTCAATTAAAATTTCAGAGGGAATTTCCTCCTGACAAAAACGCCGGCAAGTCCTTGCCTGCATAACCAACTCTTTCAATTCCATACTTACTCCTTAAACGGTTATCGCACCATTCCACAATAAAAATTCCACACATTTCGCAACAGGCAAACCTATGACAGTATCCAAGCAGCCATACACGGAAGAAGACAAAAAACTTCCCGTACCGCTTATGCCGTATGCGCCGGCTTTATCAAACCCCTCGCCGGTTTTCGCATATGCTTCCAAAACGGCGTCCGCCCACGGCGCAAACGTCACCTCCGTCTTATCGGAAAAAACATAGCATGCCTTATCCGCCATATCGGTAAAAGCGACAGCGGTTATCACCGCATGGGTTTCTCCTTTCAGCTTTTTGAGCATGGCAAAGGCTTCTTGTTCCGACCTTGGCTTTCCCAAGACTTCCCCCGCCATGCAAACTATGGTGTCGGCAGTGATAATGGAAATATTTTTACTTTCTTCGGTCAAATGAGAGAATGAAAACGTTTCAAAAGGAAACGATAAGGGCTGTTCTGCGCAAGTTTTTTCAAAAACAGCGGAAATCGTATGCCCCTCTTCCAAAACCCCCAAATAAGACAAAGCGCCGTAAGCTTTTGACCGCACCATTCTTTTCACGTATTCTTCAGGCTTTTCATTTCCGCAAGGACGTTCTTCCCGGTCATGAACCCCCAACACGCCCCGTTTCGGGATGGAATATTCCCGTTCTTCATACAATTCATTTTTCTGTATGTTCAGCACCTGAAATTCCATGCCCAAATTTTTAAAAAATTGCTGCCTCCTTGGCGAACCGGAAGCAACAATGATTTTTTTCCTTGTTTGAAACATGTTATTGAACAGGTTCCTGCGTCACATCTTCAGGATTGATGTCGACAACGCGTCCTTGCAGCCAAAAAATCATATCGACTTCATCGCCGGCTTTCGGAACATATCCTTTTTGGCATGCTTTTGCAGGCACAAACATCAAAATACGGATATTTTCCTTATCTCCGAAAGTGGATACGAAACGGTAGATTTTTTCACCGCCTTTCGGTCCGAAAACAAATTCCTCCACTTCTTCGACAACGACACGCGCCTGATATTCGGAAGCGGTATCTGTCGGAGCGAGCAAACGTTTTCCTTGTATGTCGACTTTCAATGCCGGAACATCCAAACGGGTTTTGTCAGGATTTTCTTTCAGCCATTTTTCGGCATGGACTTCATAATAAGGACCGCTTGTGACAGTGATTTCGTCAAGCAAAGCGCGGCGCAAACCAAGGCAAAGCCCAGACAGATAAAAGGTCTGTTCAATGCCTTCGGTCAAATCGATTTTATGGTCACGGAAGAAGAGAGGATCGTAAAACCAAAGAATTTGCTCGGATTCTCCCGCAAAACAGCCGACTTCCCCTTCCAGTCCGTTTTTCCACGCATAAGTCGTTTCAATACGCAACGTATTCGGATATCCCTCCATAAAAGGAAAAATGGCTTTAGGCTCAAGCTTTCCCTCCGCTTCGCCGCCGACGATGATGCCTGCCCGCAAAAGCGGTTCCTTAGGCCAGGCCATTACAAAATTTTCCTGATTTCCGTCTTTGGCATGCCAAATGGGGCGGGTTCCCCCTTCATCAACGACGACTTTCATCACATAAGGCAATTCTTTCAAGTTATTTACAAGAACACTCCAAGGTTTCACCAAAAGTTCTTCATGTTTCATTCTTTATCCTCGCATAGAAAACTACATAAACTATGATATATTCATAACAGATTTTTTTTATAAGGTCCATATGCAAAAAAATGCAGCGCCGTATAAAAAATTTTACAATAAAAAAGTATTATATCAATAGATTACAATTTTTTTAAACAATTCTTGCAAAACCATGTTTCTTTATGGTATGCTTCACGGATAGGGAAATACGAATGATTATGAACGATATGGAAGAAGAAACGCAATCTTTAGGATACGCTCCGCTCAAAATTGAAGAGCTTTCACAAAATTTACAAGAAGCTTGCTTCAGTGCAAACTGGAAAACCCTCATGCCCGTCCAAGCGCATAGCCTTCCTTATACTTTGAAAGGCTATGATGTCATGGTGCAGTCCCAAACCGGCAGCGGAAAAACAGGAGCTTTCCTTCTTCCGTGCCTAAAAAACATCGATGCGGAAAAAAATGTCTGCCAAGCGCTCATTCTTGTTCCGACAAGGGAACTTGCCCAGCAAGTGGAACATGAAGCGAAAATCCTTTTCCGCGGTACGCTTTCCTGCCTTTGCCTTTACGGGGGAACAAAATACTCAAAGCAGCTGCAAGCCCTGCAAAACGGCGTCCAAGTCGTTATCGGAACTCCGGGTCGGGTGCTTGACCATTTACTGCGCCGTTCCTTAAATCTTTCCCAACTGAAAACGCTTGTTTTCGATGAGGCGGACCGCATGCTTTCCGTCGGCTTTTATCAGGACATGCAGGAAATCAAACGTTTCGTTCCGTCCCAAAACGTGCAGGTCGCGCTTTTTTCCGCAACCTATCCTCCTGATGTTCTCAATATTTCCAAAAGTTTTCTGCATGAGCCTAAAATAATCAGCCTCTCGCAAGGCGAAGTGCATGTTGCCAAAACCTCGCATTATTTCTGCGAATGCAGCCCCATGGATAAAGACAGATGCCTCACCCGCATCCTTGAAAAAGAAAATCCCAGCCAAGCGATTATTTTCTGCAACACCAAGAACAATGTGCATTACATTGCGGGAGTTTTGCAGGGTTTTGGCTATAACGCTTCAGAATTTTCCGCTGATTTGCCCCAAAACAAGCGTGAACAAGTTTTGGAAAAATTACGCAGCGGTTCGCTGCAATATTTGGTTGCGACGGATGTTGCGTCACGCGGTATCGATATTCCCCACCTTTCCCATGTTTTTCTATACGAAGTCCCGGAAGACAGGGAAGCGTATATCCACAGGGCAGGACGCACGGGACGGGCGGGAGCCGCAGGCACTGTCATTTCCCTTGTGGATATTATGGAAAAGCTTGAATTGGAACGGCTTGCAAAATCTTATAAAATAGATATGCTGCCTTATCCCGACCCGAGTAATGAAGAAATCGCCCAGCTTGTCAGCGAAAGAATGGCTAACCATCTCAACAAACTGCGGCGCGGCAGAACAGGATTGGAACTGGAAAGGGCGAAACGCTTCATCCCCTTACTCAAAGACCTTGCGCATGATTTTGATGATATTGAAAACATTCAACTTTTAACCATGCTTTTTGACAAGGAATATCAGCAAAGCTTATCGGATAAAAGAGAAGAAAAACCAGTAATTCAAAATACGAAAAGAAAATTTTATAAGAGAAATAAAAAAGAAACGACACGCACCAAGGGTTGATTATGAGTGATGCAAATTCTGATTTCCTTATGGAACAATATCAAGATGTTGCCAATAATTTCACGGCGCTTTTATCTGATTTTGATTATGCCGATGAAATGGAATTATTGAACATCAGCCGGTTGAATTTTGTTTTAAGAAAAAATCTGTCACAAGAATTTGAAGTGTTGTATATCGCATTATGGTATAATTGCCTCAAAACTTCGTTTCCGGAAACCTATGAAGCGATTTTTCAGCAATTTCTCAAATATAATCTCCCGCAGAAATACAAGAGCGCGAAACTCCAAGAAATAACGACAAGAATCCAAATGTATATCGAGTTAATGGGAAACAATGCGAGCACGGATTTGACTCCTATTTCCCACCATCTCCTTTCTTTTTTAAAGTTCGACGAAGCGAGCCAGCGCACCTATGAAATGAAAATCACGCTTCACCTCAGAAAAGTTTACACCTATCTTTTCGAAAGACTCATTTAAAGGAAATTTTATGCCGCAATACGGTGAGTTAACCTATCTTGTTTCAGTAAAAGACAAAAAAAAACTGCTCAGAATCAAAGAAAATGAAGATTGGCAAACACAGCACGGGCTTGTCCGCATGGAAGATATTGTCAATACCCCTTTCGGCGGAGAAGTAAAAAGCTCGCTCGGCGTGCCTTTCCGCGTTGAAAGGGTGGAACTTTTCGATTTGATTATGGGAATAAAGCGCCAAACCCAAATCATGTACCCAAAAGACATGGGACTTATTTGCATGAAACTCGGGGTCGGAAACGGACGGACCATTTTGGAAGCCGGTTCCGGTTCTGGCGGACTTACCATTGCCCTTTCCTGGTTCAGCGGCGAAAAAGGAACTGTGCACAGTTTTGAAGCGCGTGAGGAATTTCATAAACTCGCTCAAAAAAATGTGGCATGGGCGGGTGTCGGGCACAATGTGCATTTCCACCACAGGGATATTGCCGACGGTTTCGGTATCGACGATCCTGAAATTTTAAACGGAAAAAAAGCTGACGCGCTCTTTTTGGATGTCCGTACGCCTTGGGATTATTTGGACCAGGCTTTAAAAGCCCTTGTCGATGGTGCGCCCATCGCCTTTTTACTCCCTTGCGTCGATCAAGTTTCAACCCTGCTTCTCGCTCTTGAAAAGGGTCCTTTTGAAAATACGGAAGTTCTTGAAATTTTGGTGCGTCCGTGGAAAGCTGTTCCGGACAGACTGCGTCCTGCGGACAGGATGTGCGCCCACACATGTTTTTTGGTTTTCACAAAACACCAGCAAAAAAGCCCTGAATGGGATAAGCATATCAAACTCGGAACCCGTGAACGCAAACAATATGCGGCAAAAATGAAACGGTTGGGGCTTGATGCCGAAGAAGAGCAGGATTTTGACGAAAACGGCATTCAAGAGGAATAAACCTTTTTTCAAAAATGAAGATACCGGTCTAGACCTTGATTTTTTTACAGCACAATGAACATAACATTGCAAAATATATCAAAAGCCTATGGCGGCAAAGACATTTTAGTTGATTTTTCCTTGGATGTCGTTGACGGCATGCGCCTTTGCGTTTGCGGTCCGAACGGAAGCGGCAAATCCACGCTCATACGCATCATGGCTAACGCTTCTCCTCCGGATGCGGGACGTGTCATTACTCCCAAAAATTGCCGTATCGGCTATGTGGAGCAAATCATTGAAGAAAGTGAACTCGATTCCGAGCTGTTGGCTTGGGTGCAGTCCGCCTTGCCCGACTGGAGCGATTTTTGGCAGGAATGGGATAAAGCCCATAAGGAAAACGATGAGCAAACGCTGAACCGCCTTATGGCGAAACAACACGAATTGGAAATCCAATACGGCTATAATCCCGAACAAAAAGCCCAAACCGTCCTTTCCGGCTTAGGTTTCGATAAAAGCAAATGGACGCTCAGCTTGCGCAAACTTTCCGGCGGCTGGCGTGAAAGGGCGAAGCTCGCCCGTGTCCTTGTAGCCGGCGCGGATGTGCTTTTGCTTGACGAACCGACAAACCACCTGGATTTGGACGCAGTCGAATGGCTTGAAGAATTTTTGCTGTCTTTCAAAGGCTCTCTTATTTTTGTCGCCCACGACAGGGTCTTCATGGACCATATCAGTTCGCATATCCTCTATCTGGGCGCGTCAAAACCTATTTTGCGCAAAGCGACATTTTCCCAGTTTCTTGAAATGCAAGAGGAAATCGAAGCACAAAGGGAAAGGGAAGCAAAAAAACTGGCTGAAGATTTAAACCATAAAATGGAATTCATCCGCCGTTTTAAAGCCAAAGCAACAAAAGCGAGACAAGCCGCTTCCCGCCAAAAGCAAGCGAAACGTCTTGAAAAGGAAATGGAAAATTACAAGCCGGAGCCCAAAAGACGCGAACTTTCTTTTAAATGGCCGGAAGCCTCCAAAAGTGAAAAAATCGTTCTTTCTGTCGCTGATTTGTATTTTGAATTTCCTGACGGAGTGAGCTTGTGGAATAAACTCACGTTCACCCTGTTCCGCGGGCAGCGCATCGGGCTTGTCGGGCATAATGGCTGCGGAAAATCAACATTATTGAAAATATTGGCAGGCAAATTGGCAAAAACAAGCGGACAAATCCAAATGGGCTCGCTGACGAAACCCGGCTATTACAGCCAACAGCAAACAGAAACCCTTGAATTGAAAGGTACTGTTCTTGGCGAGATGAGGCGGCTTTCCGACCCCCGCACCACGGAAGAGGAATTGATGAGCGTGCTGGGCCTGTTCCTTTTAGGGCAAAATTATTTCGACAGACAAATTTCCGCCCTTTCAGGCGGGGAAAGAAGCAGGCTCGCTTTGGCAGTCTTATTTTTAGCCCGTTGCAATTTCCTCATTTTGGACGAACCGACCAACCACCTTGATTTGGAAAGCCGAGAAGCCTTGGCGGAAGCCTTGGAAAGTTTCGACGGAACAGTCCTTCTTGTCGCCCACGACAGGCATTTACTCTCAACCTGCGTCGATGAAATATGGGAAGTCACAAAGAACGGTTTTGTCATTTATGAAAACGGCTTTGAAGAATATGAAGAAAACCGCCAAAAAGAAAAGCAAAAAGCAAAAATTCATGCCATAGCTCAAAATCAAGCGCAGCAACCCGCCATAAAAACAAATCTCTCCCGCGAAGAACAAAAACGCATTAAACGTGAACAGGCGGAACAGCGTAACACCCTTTCACGGGAATTGAAACCTCTGCAGGAAGAATATGAAAAACTTGAAAGGCAAATGGAAACAACCCTTGAAAAGCAGACGGAAATAGAAGAACTGCTCGCCACGCAGGAAGTATACGAAGACGGGCAGCGCGCAAGCCGGCTTTTAAAAGATTTTCATGCCATTCAAATCCAAGCGGAACAAGAATTGGAAACGTTGAGCGCGCTTGAAAAAAAGATCAATGCCTTAAAAGAAACGTTCCAAACCTTTTCGGAAAATTAGCCGCACGTCACGGCTCTTGCCCGACCATGAAAATAACTCCCTCCCTTGCAGTTCCTTCCTATGTCATTCCCGCTTCAACAAAGGAAAACATCCTTTTTTTGCAGGACAAGACAAAGGAAATTTCCTTGCTTTGTTTTGAACCGTCTCTCCCCGTATTGGAGGATTTGTCCTCTTTTCAAGGTTTCTGGCACCTGCACCTGCCCTATTCCGTTCCCCATGATTTTTATCATTCACCCGAAAAATACATGCAAACAGCTCCCGCTTATTCGGCTCAAACGCTTTGGAATAACGCGTGGCAACACGCCGGCACCTTGCGCGATATGGAAATTTTTGCCAAAAGCTGCATAAAAATCGCATTGCACTGCCAAAAACTCAACCCAAAATACTATGTTCTGCATTTGCCCGACAGCCAAGAAAAAAACGCCGCCTCTTTTTTGGAATATTTTCTTCGGCAATGGCAAAAAGAACTTCCTCTTGAATTGTTATGTCTGGAAAATGTTAAAAACGCTTCCTATTTCGATTATGAAAAAATCATCCTTTCCTCTTCCTGTTCCCTTTGCTTCGACCTTGCCCACGCCCTGACCTACAAACAGGAAAACTGTCTGGAACAAAAAAAATTCATGGAAAAAGTCAAAATAGTTCATTGGTCCGCCCCTTTTGAAGAAAATACCCAACAATATGGCAAAGATAAACATTTAAACCTAAATCACTTGAAAAAACATGCAAGCTATTGTATAAAAACCTTAAAAAGCGTACCGCAAAACACAACCCATGTTTTGGAACTGTTTTCCTGGGAAGAAATTGAAAAATCCAAACAATTCCTTTTCCAGCTTTTTGACCGATGTTTTTAAGTTAAGGCGAAGAAATTATGGCGTATTTCCGTTTGCTCAATACACAGCTGACAAGCATCAACACCTTGCTTGCCAAAAGTGACAATTGGCTCATCCTTATCAATGCAGATCCCGATGCGATGGCCAGCGCCTTGGCGTTGCAGCGCCTTATAGGCAAAAAAGTCAAAAGCGTCCATATTGCAAGAATTAACGCAATCACCCGTCCTGACAATTTGGCGATGATAAAAAAACTGCATATCCATATGCGCAGCTGGGAACCGGGCATGCAAAAAAAATATCAAAAATTCGCCATTGTCGATTCCCAGCCTCATCACAGTCCGCTTTTTAAAAATATTCCCTTTTCCATAGTCATCGACCACCACCCGCTTCCCCACAAGGACAATCTTCCGTTTTTGGCTGAAAACAACGTTTACGATGTCCGCCCGGATTACGGGGCGACAAGCACCATGCTCATCGAATATCTTTATAATGCGCAAATCCGTCCGGGAAGGTATTTGTCAACAGCTTTGCAATACGGCATACGCACAGACACGGGCACATTCGGAAGACAAACGACGGAAGTCGATTTAAGGGCTTACCACTATATGCTCCGCTATGCCGACCAAAATCTTTTGACACAGATTTTGCGAAGCGAATATTTTCTTGAATGGCTTCCGTATTTTTCCCATGCCTTTGAAAAACTCCGCCCTTGCGGGCTGGGACATTTCACCTATTTGACCAATGTGGAAAGCCCCGATATTCTGGTGGTTATCGCAGACTTCTTCCTACGGGTATACGGATTGAAATATATCATTGTTTCAGGCGTATACGAAAAAACAGCCATTTGCATTTTTAGGGGAAGCAAATACAACTTAGGCGAACTGGCTCAAAAATCTTTCAGCGACATTGGTTCGGCAGGCGGGCACACTTCCCTTGCGCGAGCGGAAATTTCATTGAAAATGCTCAAAGAAAAAGACCCCGCTCTGCATATTGATTATCGAAGAAAAACATTTAAGACCGAAACCTATGAAAAAATCGAAGCCATACTTTTTAACATTTTAAAACAAAACGGTTCAGCACGGCAAATAACCAAATAAAAGAGGTGATTTTATGTTCAGCCAAGAATTTTTAACAAATCTTTTTCCACCGGAACGCACCAACGATTTCTTTGAAGCGCTTTTCGGCGATCCCGAAGACGGCGCTTATGACATAAAAATGAGCTACCAAGGCAAAGAAAACAAAACACTGAAATTTTATTTCGAACTGCACGCCCGCCCTAACCAATGCCTGCGCTGCAACCTTACAACCGGTCTGCCTCCTGTTTTTGAAAGACACCCCATTATCGCCGCCAAAGCCATGGCGGAAAAAATCGCCGAACACGCGGGCTTTGCAAACCACACATGGAAAATAGGGCAGACAATCCAGTACAGCGAAGCTGTCCACTATGTGCCTTTATATGTGACGGAAGCTTGACTTCCATAGTTAAAAAGGGCTTTCTCAACAAGCCCTTTTTAAAATATTTTCAAAATACCTTTTCCATGGAAAGGGTTTTACCGTTCCGACCAAATCAGGCGTTTGTTTTTCACTTTCAGCCTGCCAAGCACCAAACCGTTCCATGCCATAAGGACGTTTTTTTCTTTAAAATCACAGGAAAAACTTTGCCCGGAAAGCAAACCTTTTATTTTTTCAAGACCGTCTTTCCCCTCGAAATGAGTCATGGGCAAATCCCCTGCCATGCGCACTCTCGGCGAAAGCTGCACCTCGTTGGATTTTCCCGCTTTCCCCATATACATTCCCTGCCATGCAAAATTCTGCGGAAAAAATTTCGCCTGCCGGTGAACAAAATGCAGACTTTCCTTAAAGACGGCAATATCCCCATATTCAAGATAGTTTTCCGCAATTCCCAGTTCCTGCACATATTTTCTTGCTAACGGCTCCCCCCATTGTCTTT
This window encodes:
- a CDS encoding Maf family protein, producing the protein MFQTRKKIIVASGSPRRQQFFKNLGMEFQVLNIQKNELYEEREYSIPKRGVLGVHDREERPCGNEKPEEYVKRMVRSKAYGALSYLGVLEEGHTISAVFEKTCAEQPLSFPFETFSFSHLTEESKNISIITADTIVCMAGEVLGKPRSEQEAFAMLKKLKGETHAVITAVAFTDMADKACYVFSDKTEVTFAPWADAVLEAYAKTGEGFDKAGAYGISGTGSFLSSSVYGCLDTVIGLPVAKCVEFLLWNGAITV
- a CDS encoding DEAD/DEAH box helicase yields the protein MIMNDMEEETQSLGYAPLKIEELSQNLQEACFSANWKTLMPVQAHSLPYTLKGYDVMVQSQTGSGKTGAFLLPCLKNIDAEKNVCQALILVPTRELAQQVEHEAKILFRGTLSCLCLYGGTKYSKQLQALQNGVQVVIGTPGRVLDHLLRRSLNLSQLKTLVFDEADRMLSVGFYQDMQEIKRFVPSQNVQVALFSATYPPDVLNISKSFLHEPKIISLSQGEVHVAKTSHYFCECSPMDKDRCLTRILEKENPSQAIIFCNTKNNVHYIAGVLQGFGYNASEFSADLPQNKREQVLEKLRSGSLQYLVATDVASRGIDIPHLSHVFLYEVPEDREAYIHRAGRTGRAGAAGTVISLVDIMEKLELERLAKSYKIDMLPYPDPSNEEIAQLVSERMANHLNKLRRGRTGLELERAKRFIPLLKDLAHDFDDIENIQLLTMLFDKEYQQSLSDKREEKPVIQNTKRKFYKRNKKETTRTKG
- a CDS encoding tRNA (adenine-N1)-methyltransferase, whose translation is MPQYGELTYLVSVKDKKKLLRIKENEDWQTQHGLVRMEDIVNTPFGGEVKSSLGVPFRVERVELFDLIMGIKRQTQIMYPKDMGLICMKLGVGNGRTILEAGSGSGGLTIALSWFSGEKGTVHSFEAREEFHKLAQKNVAWAGVGHNVHFHHRDIADGFGIDDPEILNGKKADALFLDVRTPWDYLDQALKALVDGAPIAFLLPCVDQVSTLLLALEKGPFENTEVLEILVRPWKAVPDRLRPADRMCAHTCFLVFTKHQQKSPEWDKHIKLGTRERKQYAAKMKRLGLDAEEEQDFDENGIQEE
- a CDS encoding ATP-binding cassette domain-containing protein, encoding MNITLQNISKAYGGKDILVDFSLDVVDGMRLCVCGPNGSGKSTLIRIMANASPPDAGRVITPKNCRIGYVEQIIEESELDSELLAWVQSALPDWSDFWQEWDKAHKENDEQTLNRLMAKQHELEIQYGYNPEQKAQTVLSGLGFDKSKWTLSLRKLSGGWRERAKLARVLVAGADVLLLDEPTNHLDLDAVEWLEEFLLSFKGSLIFVAHDRVFMDHISSHILYLGASKPILRKATFSQFLEMQEEIEAQREREAKKLAEDLNHKMEFIRRFKAKATKARQAASRQKQAKRLEKEMENYKPEPKRRELSFKWPEASKSEKIVLSVADLYFEFPDGVSLWNKLTFTLFRGQRIGLVGHNGCGKSTLLKILAGKLAKTSGQIQMGSLTKPGYYSQQQTETLELKGTVLGEMRRLSDPRTTEEELMSVLGLFLLGQNYFDRQISALSGGERSRLALAVLFLARCNFLILDEPTNHLDLESREALAEALESFDGTVLLVAHDRHLLSTCVDEIWEVTKNGFVIYENGFEEYEENRQKEKQKAKIHAIAQNQAQQPAIKTNLSREEQKRIKREQAEQRNTLSRELKPLQEEYEKLERQMETTLEKQTEIEELLATQEVYEDGQRASRLLKDFHAIQIQAEQELETLSALEKKINALKETFQTFSEN
- a CDS encoding DHH family phosphoesterase, whose protein sequence is MAYFRLLNTQLTSINTLLAKSDNWLILINADPDAMASALALQRLIGKKVKSVHIARINAITRPDNLAMIKKLHIHMRSWEPGMQKKYQKFAIVDSQPHHSPLFKNIPFSIVIDHHPLPHKDNLPFLAENNVYDVRPDYGATSTMLIEYLYNAQIRPGRYLSTALQYGIRTDTGTFGRQTTEVDLRAYHYMLRYADQNLLTQILRSEYFLEWLPYFSHAFEKLRPCGLGHFTYLTNVESPDILVVIADFFLRVYGLKYIIVSGVYEKTAICIFRGSKYNLGELAQKSFSDIGSAGGHTSLARAEISLKMLKEKDPALHIDYRRKTFKTETYEKIEAILFNILKQNGSARQITK
- a CDS encoding pancreas/duodenum homeobox protein 1; this encodes MFSQEFLTNLFPPERTNDFFEALFGDPEDGAYDIKMSYQGKENKTLKFYFELHARPNQCLRCNLTTGLPPVFERHPIIAAKAMAEKIAEHAGFANHTWKIGQTIQYSEAVHYVPLYVTEA